The nucleotide sequence GGAGCTGCTCCCTATTCTGCTCTTCTTCCCAGCGAGTAATTCGATAATGGAAGCGGAGGGAAACGAATTTAATCTCAGCAAGGGCGGTGGCAATGGTGATCAGGTCATCGTATCTGGCCGGGGCCTTATAACGAAGATAGCTCTCAGTCACTGGCAGAATAATCCCCTGCCGTTCCATATCGCTGTAGGGCATGGCCCAGTTACGCATCAGCTCAGTTCGGCCCATTTCAACAAAACGGAGATAGTTGGCATTATAGACCAACCCTCCAGAATCGGTATCACCGTAGATTACCCGATACTGGACCCGGAAGATC is from Candidatus Electrothrix sp. GW3-4 and encodes:
- a CDS encoding thioesterase family protein translates to MADLHMKMTEPIFRVQYRVIYGDTDSGGLVYNANYLRFVEMGRTELMRNWAMPYSDMERQGIILPVTESYLRYKAPARYDDLITIATALAEIKFVSLRFHYRITRWEEEQNREQLLAKGFTNHACINRQGKLMSFPDNIREAIQGIWQQEMEPDK